The Pseudomonas sp. HOU2 DNA window GATCAGTGGCCGAGCCCATGGCCACGCTGATGTCGGCAGCGGCCAGCACCGGTACGTCGTTCACCCCATCGCCGAGCATCAGCACTTTGCGCCCTTGTGCGTGCAGTTGTTGCAACACTTGCAGTTTGTCATCCGGGCGCAGACCGCCACGGGCCTCGTCGATGCCCAGTTCCGCAGCGACGCTGGTGACCATCGGCGAGCTGTCGCCAGACAGCAGCAGCGTGCGCCAGCCACGGGCCTTGCAGGCGGCGAGCAGGGCAGGCGCATCGTCGCGCAGGCGGTCGTCGAGAACGAACCACGCCAGCGGCCCTTGATCGTCCCCCAACAGCAGCCATTGGCCCGGCTCATCCGGCATCGCCGGCGATGGTGAACCGCTGAGGGCGCAGACAAATTCTGCCTGACCAATGCGCAAACGCTGTGTGCCAACCAGCCCTTCGAGGCCGAGTCCCGGCGTGCTGTGCACCTCTTCAGCCGCCAGCGGCGCACGGCCAAAGGCGCGGGCAATCGGATGTTCCGAACGGTTTTCCAGAGCGGCGGCGAGGCTCAGGCATTGATCGCTGTTGAGCGCACCCAGCGGGCGAATCGAACGCAAAACCAGCCGCCCCTCGGTGAGCGTGCCGGTCTTGTCGAAGATCACCGTGTCGATCTGGTTCAGGCCTTCCAGCACATGGCCGCGCGTCAGCAACAGACCGAGTTTGTGCAGGGTGCCAGTGGCGGCGGTCAACGCCGTCGGGGTTGCCAGCGACAGCGCGCAAGGGCAAGTCGCGACCAGCATCGCCAGCACGATCCAGAACGCCCGCGACGCATCCAGCTGCCACCACAACAGGCCGATGGCCGCCGCGGCAATCAGCGACAACAGCAAGAACCACTGCGCAGCGCGGTCGGCGATTTCCGCCAATCGCGGCTTCTCGGCCTGGGCGCGATCGAGCAGACGGACGATGGCCGATAGCCGCGTATCCTGACCCAGCGCAAGTACCTCGACGGTGAGCGCGCCCTCGACATTCAGCGTGCCAGCAGTGACCGCATCGCCCAGCGTGCGCGGTTGCGGCAGGTATTCGCCGGTCAGCAGCGATTCGTCGATGCTCGACTGGCCGTCGAGGATCTTGCCATCCGCCGGCAGGATCGAACCCGGTTGCACCATTACCCGATCGCCCAGACGCAGTTCGCTGAGCAGGATGCGTTCACTCTGGCCTGTGTTGTCGAGGCGCAGGCACGAGGCCGGCAGCAGATTGACCAGTTGTGCCGTCGCGGCGGCGGTGCGTTCGCGGGCCCGGCGTTCCAGATAGCGTCCGGCAAGGAGGAACAGCGCGAACATCCCGACCGCATCGAAATACAGCTCGCCGACCCCGGTGATCGAGGTCCAGATCCCGGCGATGTAGGCGCTGCCAATCGCCAGTGACACCGAGACGTCCATGGTCAGATGGCGGGTGCGCAAGTCGCGCATGGCGCCCTTGAAGAACGGCGCGCAGCTGTAGAACACGATGGGCGTGGTGAGGAACAGCGCAACCCAGCGCAGGATCGTGTGCAGCTCGGGGCTGAGGTCGATATTGAATTCCGGCCACGTGGCCATCGTCGCCATCATCGCCTGGAACCACAACAGCCCGGCGACGCCGAGTTGGCGCAGGGCCAGACGGTTTTCGCTGGCCAGTTGTTCGCTGGCGCGGTCGGCCTGATACGGGTGGGCGGCGTAACCGATGTGGCGCAGCTCCGCGAGGATCTGGCTCAGTGGCAATTGTGCGTCGGCCCATTGCACGTGCAGGCGATGGTTGGACAGATTGAGCCGCGCTTCGGCCACTGCCGGCAGGGTGCGCAGGTGTTTTTCGATCAGCCAGCCGCAAGCGGCGCAACTGATGCCTTCCATCAACAGGGTGGTTTCGGCGAGTTCGCCCTCGTGACGGACGAAGGGTTGTTGCACGTCGGCGCGGTCGTACAGCGCCAGTTCATCGGTCAATTGCACCGGCAAGGCTTCGGGGTTGGCCGAGGCTTCGCTGCGATGCTGGTAATAACTTTCCAGACCACCAGCCACGATGGCTTCGGCCACGGCCTGGCAGCCGGGGCAGCAGAACTCGCGGGCCTCCCCGAGCACAACGGCGGTGAAGCGACTGCCCGACGGAACGGGCAGGGCGCAGTGGTAGCAGGGAAGTGGGGTGGTCATTTGTGATGCCGTACAAATCTATTGTGGCGAGGGAGCTTGCTCCCGCTCGGCTGCGAAGCAGTCGTATGGCAGCGAACTCATTCTGCCTGAATGAACCGGGAAGCTGGTTATAGGGGCGCTTCGCACCCCAGCGGGAGCAAGCTCCCTCGCCACAGTGCAGCTTTTTATTTATCCAGGTCTTCGGCGCCCTGCAGCGGTTCATCACCGAGCAGCAGATCCTTGTCGTGGCTGACCTGTTCTTCTTCGAACATGCGCCACACGTGGTCGTCCTGAGTGCCCAGCAATTCGACAAAACGTCGGCCTTCAACCTTGTCGCCCAACTGGCCGATGTAACGACCGGCCTCGGTTTCGCTGCGGGTCAGGACGATCTTGCGATCCTTCTCCGGCTGGGTCGGCGAGATCAGGTTCAGTTCCAGGGTTTTCGGCTGGCTGGCACCGCTCAGGCGCAGGTCGACTTCGCCAGTGAGCTCATCCAGATGGACGTTGGCGCGCATCTTCAGATCCTGCGCCAGCAGTTCACGGTCCAGCGAGCGATTGATGCCTTTGCCGGCCTCGTAGTAGTTGTCGTTGACCAGGTTGTCCGGGTTGTTCACCGCGATGGTCACCATCGACAGGGTCAAGGTCACCGAACAGGCCAGAATCCCGATGATGATCCATGGCCAAAGGTGCTTGTACCAAGGACTGGCGGCGTTTGCTGCAGGCATGTTCAGTTCTCTCAACGGGTTTGTGGGCCGATGAATCGGCTCTTGGCTTCAACGTGGACACTGTCGTCGTCGGCGTCCTTGAGGATGAATTTCACCTCGTTGGTGCTCGACGGCAATTGTTCCGGTGCGCTCGACAACTCCACCGGCATGCTGAAGATTTCGCCGGCCGGGACCTTGATCTCGCGTTTGCCTTGCAAACGCAGATCCGGCAGGCCGGCGGCTTCCAGCACGTAGGTGTGGTCGCGCTGATCCTTGTTCATGATCTTCAGGCTGTAGACGTTTTCGATCCGGCCTTCGGCGTTCTCGCGGTACAGCACGCGGTCCTTGCTGACGTCGAAGCCGACCAGCGAGCGCATGAAGAACGCCGTCACCAGCAGACTGATCATCGCCAGCAGCACCACCGCATAGCCGATCAGGCGTGGTCGCAGTTTATGGGTTTTCTGGCCGGACAGGTTGTGTTCGGTGGTGTAGCTGATGAGGCCGCGCGGGTAGTCCATCTTGTCCATGATCGCGTCACAGGCGTCGATGCACGCCGCGCAACCGATGCACTCGATCTGCAGACCGTCACGGATGTCGATGCCGGTCGGGCACACCTGAACGCACATCGTGCAGTCGATGCAATCGCCCAGACCCATGGCCTTGTAGTCGACGCCTTTCTTGCGCGGGCCGCGGGCTTCGCCGCGCCGCGGGTCGTAGGAAACGATCAGAGTGTCCTTGTCGAACATCACGCTCTGGAAACGTGCGTACGGGCACATGTAGATGCACACCTGCTCGCGCAGCCAGCCGGCGTTGCCGTAGGTGGCGAGGGTGAAGAAACCGACCCAGAAGTACGACCAGCCATCGGCCTGGCCAGTGAAGAACTCGAACACCAGTTCGCGGATTGGCGAGAAGTAACCGACGAAGGTCATGCCGGTGACGAAACCGATCAATAGCCACAGCGAATGTTTGGCGAGTTTGCGCAGGAACTTGTTGCCGCTCATCGGCGCTTTATCGAGCTTGATACGCTGGTTGCGGTCGCCTTCGGTGACTTTCTCGCACCACATGAAAATCCACGTCCACACGCTTTGCGGACAGGTGTAGCCGCACCAGACGCGGCCGGCGTAAACGGTGATGAAGAACAGGCCGAACGCGGCAATGATCAGCAGCCCCGACAGCAGAATGAAGTCCTGCGGCCAGAAGGTCGCACCGAAGATGAAGAACTTGCGTTCCGGCAGGTTCCACCACACCGCCTGATGCCCGCCCCAGTTCAGCCACACCGTACCGAAATACAACAGAAACAGCGCGGCGCCGCCGATCATCCGCAGATTGCGGAACAGGCCGGTGAAGGCACGGGTGTAGATTTTTTCTCGAGAGGCGTAAAGGTCGACGCTGTTGTTCGCGTTTTTGCTCGGTGGTGTGACGTCGTGTACCGGAATCTGGTTACTCATCATTGCATCCCACGGCAGTGGACAAATGCCTCGGTCGATACGTGCCGACCGCGGTCAGAAAGGGGGGTCGCAGTGGCGCAATGATACGCCTGTCGCTCTGGCTCAAGGGTGCGACCTTTGGTCGCGTTGGGGAAAAAGCGTTATTGGTGTAGCGAATGCAGCAAAGCCTGATGCAGATCAATTGACTTGTTGAGTATGGACGGTTTTGGGGGGGCGGCTAATTCATTGTTCCCACGGGTTGATCAGGGTGACGCCGCTCGAGCGGAAATCACCGACATTGCGAGTGACCACTGTGAGTCCATGCACCAGGGCCGTGGCAGCTATCAATGCATCGCTTTCATTGGCCTGGTCGGGTACATGCAGGCTGGCACAACGCAGTGCCACCGCGGCATCGACCGGCAGGATTCGGGCTTCGAATGCCGGAATGACGTGACGCGTCAGCCAACTGCGCAACAGCTTTCCTTGAGCAGGATCACGCCGTTCCATTCGCAGTACTCCGGTTTCCAGTTCTTTCAAAGTAATAGCGGAAATGTACAGGCGCGGGGCGATGACGCCTTTGGCCCAACTGACCACATTGGCATCGGCTTGCGGCTTGCGAAGTTCGGAAATCACATTGGTGTCGAGTAAGTACATCAGGACAGATCCACGGGACGATGAATGATGACTGCGCGCTCGGTTTCGAAATCGATGTCGGCAGCCTCCGGCATGACCAACAAATCGACAATGCTCGTGTTTGCGCCGCTCAGTTTCTGATATTCCTCAATGCTCAACAGGACATGAGAGGCCTTGCCACGGTCGGTGATGATCACTGGACCCAGACGGGCAGCCTTTTTGGCGCTGCTGGTGTCCTGATTGAATTCACGGCTGGAGATGGTGGTGATTGCCATCATGGTTGACCTCTCGCAATACAGATGTAGCAACGTTACTACTTCGCTTTGGGGGCGGCAATCAAGGAAGACAGGACTCAGCCGTCCGTTGGTCGGTCCGTGGCTGGCATCAGTCGAGCCAGCCTCGCACAAGGCGCAGGCCGGCTCGGGTTGATTCAGGCGTGGCTTCAAGACTCAGGGAAGTCTGCCGCCGCCCAGGCTCTCGAGACTGCCGGTATTTCTGTGGGGCTTTGTGGTGCTTCTGGAGTCGGGTTGCAACGGATTACCCAGTGTCACGGCAATCGATTCCACGGGGTGGTTCGATGGATCGATTGCCTGATCGTTGTCTGTGAGTTTCTGATCAACCGGCAGAGGGTCTGTGCTGTCATTCAACATAGCGGCTTCATCCTTGAAGTGGCTCCGATGAGGGTCAACGGGCTGTGGACGACCCTACAGAGCATAGCGAATCGAGTCCATCAGGCATGTGTCTCAAAGTATTAATTTCGAAGGCGATTTTAATATTTCAGAAATATGATTAGTTAATTAGTGGCTTTTGTTTTCCTGTTTTTTTCGAATAGCTTAGTGGCTGTTCTGCAGCGTGTTGGTTGCATGTTCATGTTTTGAAATTTAACGGAATAATGGAGTGTTATGAAAATCAAGGAAGTTAAAAAGCTTTTCGCTTGTCTGTGTCTGATGTCCCTGACTTCTCTCGCCAGTGCCAATGAAGGTATGCCGCAGCACATGGTATTTGCATCAGACCCGCAATACCCGTGGACAGAAAAGTCGGACAGTGGCGAGGATGAGTCGAGCGCGGATTTCGAAAAGCGCGCGAAATGGCTGGTGGAAACCCAGTTCGCGAGCATTGCCCAGTTTCGCAGCGAGATGGGCGGGCAGGGCGCCGTGCCCCTGATGATCAACGGCGACATGACCGCGTTCGGCCATGGCTGGCAGCGCTCCTATGTCGGTTCGATGCTGAAAAAACACTTTGGCGATCACGTGCTCTACGGATTGGGCAATCACGACTACCAGAACAACGTGAATGACTGTTTCAGTGAAAGTTGCGCAGCGGGCAGTATTGTTGATTACCGTGATCATCATGTCGGTAAAGTCGATGAATTTGATCTGGAAGTCACTGGCAGTTTTGTGAATAAACACTATCTGGGTAGTCTTGCTTATTCAAAGAATATTGGTGAAGTGCATCTGGTGCAGTTGAACAATGAACCCACTTATGCGGTGAAGATTTCTCACGCGTTGAATCCGACCACATTCGATATCACGGCGTCGCTGGACTGGCTGGAAAATGATTTGCGAATAGCGCGAGCGCAGGGCTACGCGATCATTATCAACATGCACAAGCCCTATGAGTGGAAAGGCAGTTGGGATCAAGAGAAGCGCTTTCGCGAAATGATTGAAAAGTATCAGGTGACGGCGATGTTCGCCGGCCACTTCCACGACGAGGGTGGTAGCCAGACCTATATGGGGAGCGTGCCGATGTTTCTCAGCGGTTCAGCTTCTCAGCAGACGTACCTGACCGCCACGTTTTCCAAGGATCGCAAGCAATTGGAGGTGAGTCTGGTCGAGGACAATCAGTGGCGCAAACGTACGCCGGTGGCCATCGTGCCGGTGAAGTCGATCCGGGCCAGTAACCCATAAAAAAATCCCCCGCCAGAGCACTGGCGGGGGATTCTTCATTACATCAAGCCCTGGCCTTACTGCGCCTCGGCTTCCGGCGCTTTTTCACCGTGGGACAGGCTGTACACGTAGGCTGCCAGCAGGTGCACCTTGTCGTTGCCTTGCAGTTGTTCCTGCGCAGGCATCTGGCCCTGACGGCCGTAACGGATGGTCTGCTGCAGTTGCGCGAAGCTCGAACCGTAGATGAACGCGGCCGGGTGGGTCAGGTTGGGTGCGCCCATGGCTGGGGTGCCTTTGCCTTCCGGACCGTGGCAGGCCACGCAGTTGGCGGCGAACAGTTTCTGGCCGTTGGCCGGGTCCGCCTTGGTGCCTTCCGGCAGTTTGCGGCCATCGAGCTGGGTCACCACGAAGGCGGCGACGTCGGCTACGCCTTGTTCGCCGATGACTTCGGCCCAGGCCGGCATCACTGCGTGACGACCGCCCATGATGGTGGTCTTGATGGTTTCCGGCTCGCCGCCCCAGCGCCAGTCGGCGTCGGTCAGGTTCGGGAAACCATAGGCGCCCTTGGCGTCGGAACCGTGGCACACCGAGCAGTTGGAGGCGAACAGGCGGCCACCCATTTTCAGTGCTTGCGGATCCTTGGCGACTTCCTCGATCGGCATCGCCGCGAACTTGGCAAAGATCGGACCGAATTTGGCGTCCGAGCGGGCCATTTC harbors:
- a CDS encoding heavy metal translocating P-type ATPase, whose amino-acid sequence is MTTPLPCYHCALPVPSGSRFTAVVLGEAREFCCPGCQAVAEAIVAGGLESYYQHRSEASANPEALPVQLTDELALYDRADVQQPFVRHEGELAETTLLMEGISCAACGWLIEKHLRTLPAVAEARLNLSNHRLHVQWADAQLPLSQILAELRHIGYAAHPYQADRASEQLASENRLALRQLGVAGLLWFQAMMATMATWPEFNIDLSPELHTILRWVALFLTTPIVFYSCAPFFKGAMRDLRTRHLTMDVSVSLAIGSAYIAGIWTSITGVGELYFDAVGMFALFLLAGRYLERRARERTAAATAQLVNLLPASCLRLDNTGQSERILLSELRLGDRVMVQPGSILPADGKILDGQSSIDESLLTGEYLPQPRTLGDAVTAGTLNVEGALTVEVLALGQDTRLSAIVRLLDRAQAEKPRLAEIADRAAQWFLLLSLIAAAAIGLLWWQLDASRAFWIVLAMLVATCPCALSLATPTALTAATGTLHKLGLLLTRGHVLEGLNQIDTVIFDKTGTLTEGRLVLRSIRPLGALNSDQCLSLAAALENRSEHPIARAFGRAPLAAEEVHSTPGLGLEGLVGTQRLRIGQAEFVCALSGSPSPAMPDEPGQWLLLGDDQGPLAWFVLDDRLRDDAPALLAACKARGWRTLLLSGDSSPMVTSVAAELGIDEARGGLRPDDKLQVLQQLHAQGRKVLMLGDGVNDVPVLAAADISVAMGSATDLAKTSADAVLLSNRLDALVQAFTLARRTRRVIIENLLWAALYNGLMLPFAALGWITPVWAAVGMSISSLTVVLNALRLARLPSAPVAGTRSETRPLPA
- a CDS encoding FixH family protein, which produces MPAANAASPWYKHLWPWIIIGILACSVTLTLSMVTIAVNNPDNLVNDNYYEAGKGINRSLDRELLAQDLKMRANVHLDELTGEVDLRLSGASQPKTLELNLISPTQPEKDRKIVLTRSETEAGRYIGQLGDKVEGRRFVELLGTQDDHVWRMFEEEQVSHDKDLLLGDEPLQGAEDLDK
- the ccoG gene encoding cytochrome c oxidase accessory protein CcoG translates to MSNQIPVHDVTPPSKNANNSVDLYASREKIYTRAFTGLFRNLRMIGGAALFLLYFGTVWLNWGGHQAVWWNLPERKFFIFGATFWPQDFILLSGLLIIAAFGLFFITVYAGRVWCGYTCPQSVWTWIFMWCEKVTEGDRNQRIKLDKAPMSGNKFLRKLAKHSLWLLIGFVTGMTFVGYFSPIRELVFEFFTGQADGWSYFWVGFFTLATYGNAGWLREQVCIYMCPYARFQSVMFDKDTLIVSYDPRRGEARGPRKKGVDYKAMGLGDCIDCTMCVQVCPTGIDIRDGLQIECIGCAACIDACDAIMDKMDYPRGLISYTTEHNLSGQKTHKLRPRLIGYAVVLLAMISLLVTAFFMRSLVGFDVSKDRVLYRENAEGRIENVYSLKIMNKDQRDHTYVLEAAGLPDLRLQGKREIKVPAGEIFSMPVELSSAPEQLPSSTNEVKFILKDADDDSVHVEAKSRFIGPQTR
- a CDS encoding type II toxin-antitoxin system VapC family toxin, which encodes MYLLDTNVISELRKPQADANVVSWAKGVIAPRLYISAITLKELETGVLRMERRDPAQGKLLRSWLTRHVIPAFEARILPVDAAVALRCASLHVPDQANESDALIAATALVHGLTVVTRNVGDFRSSGVTLINPWEQ
- a CDS encoding type II toxin-antitoxin system Phd/YefM family antitoxin, encoding MAITTISSREFNQDTSSAKKAARLGPVIITDRGKASHVLLSIEEYQKLSGANTSIVDLLVMPEAADIDFETERAVIIHRPVDLS
- a CDS encoding metallophosphoesterase; the protein is MKIKEVKKLFACLCLMSLTSLASANEGMPQHMVFASDPQYPWTEKSDSGEDESSADFEKRAKWLVETQFASIAQFRSEMGGQGAVPLMINGDMTAFGHGWQRSYVGSMLKKHFGDHVLYGLGNHDYQNNVNDCFSESCAAGSIVDYRDHHVGKVDEFDLEVTGSFVNKHYLGSLAYSKNIGEVHLVQLNNEPTYAVKISHALNPTTFDITASLDWLENDLRIARAQGYAIIINMHKPYEWKGSWDQEKRFREMIEKYQVTAMFAGHFHDEGGSQTYMGSVPMFLSGSASQQTYLTATFSKDRKQLEVSLVEDNQWRKRTPVAIVPVKSIRASNP
- the ccoP gene encoding cytochrome-c oxidase, cbb3-type subunit III; the encoded protein is MTTFWSLYVTVLSLGTIFSLTWLLLSTRKGQRSEQTEETVGHSFDGIEEYDNPLPKWWFMLFVGTIVFALGYLVLYPGLGNWKGLLPGYNYLDNDKQTAFANGQTGWTGVHEWEKEMARSDAKFGPIFAKFAAMPIEEVAKDPQALKMGGRLFASNCSVCHGSDAKGAYGFPNLTDADWRWGGEPETIKTTIMGGRHAVMPAWAEVIGEQGVADVAAFVVTQLDGRKLPEGTKADPANGQKLFAANCVACHGPEGKGTPAMGAPNLTHPAAFIYGSSFAQLQQTIRYGRQGQMPAQEQLQGNDKVHLLAAYVYSLSHGEKAPEAEAQ